In bacterium, the DNA window AGCTGAAATAATGCAAAGAAGCCTCCTTTAGAATAGAATAAAATCTTAATAGAAAAATAAATTAGGAGGCTGAATCATGAACTCAAAAGAAAGAATATTATCAGCATTGACGGGAAAAGGGGTTGATTATATACCTTGTGCTCCGACATTCTGGAGAGGGCCGAATTTCTGGAGGCCTGTAGAAGAGGTGAATTTTGATGTTGACCCGAAACTGAATGACATCAATAAGCATGTTGATAATAAATACAGGTGGTCCACACTCGAAGAACAGATAAATGTCATGTTGAATGTGCTGGGAGTGGATCCTGTTCTCTCTATAGATGTATCGTTTTCAAAGAACTTAAAGAATGTTGAAGAAAAGAAATGGATTGAGAAAAAAGGAGAGCGCAAAATTCTTCACAAAGAATTTCATACTCCTGCAGGAATTCTCTCTGCATCTGTAAATTTAGAGCATTGGCCTCATGGAGAAGACATTCCATTTTGTACTAATTGGGTAGCAAGTTATACAAAATACTGGGTGGAATCTCTTGAGGATATAGAAAAGCTGAAATACGTTCTTCTGGCTCCAGATGATGAATCAATGAAGAAAGATATTGAATCTAACAAACAAATGTTTTCTCTTGCAAGAAAGTATCAATTACCGATTTGTTCATCCATTGGCGCAGGATTGACTAGACTGCTCCAACTTATGGGAGCTGATAATGTTTGTATAGCTACCATTGAGAGACCTGAAATTATAGAATCTTATCTGGAATACGAACATTCCCTGAATAAAAAAAGAATGGAAATTGCTATTGATTTTGGTGTGGATTTCTTTGGAAGAGACGGTTTTTATGAAACCTGTGATTTCTATTCACCTCAGCAACTGGAAAGCTTCTTAAAAAGCCACTTAGAAGAAGAAATCGATGTAGCACATTCTGCAGAGAAACCAATTTACTACACCTTGTGTACTGGAATTATGCCAATGCTTGACTATGCTAATAAACTAAATTTTGATTGTATTAACAGTATTGAACCTGCATTAGATAATAATGATCTAAGAAAGATTGATAATTCACTGCCGGGAAAAACCTTATGGACAGGTGTAAGCGCTCCGATACACATAGGAAGTGATAACGAAGAAGATGTGAGAGAAGCTGTTAGATACGCAATAAAGAATGTGAATCATTTAATATTAGGTGTTGCACCGTCAATTAGGAATTACTGGCATTTTGAAAACACGCTTGCCATGATTGACGAATGGAAGCATTTAAAAACAAAAAACTAACATAGGAGATTTAAAAATGATTGATACTCACGCTCATCTCGGAAAAGTAATATATGGATACGATCCGCTTACTCCGAAAGAATTAATAAAATTCATGGATAAATACGGGATAGAAAAATCAGTAATCCTGCCGCTT includes these proteins:
- a CDS encoding uroporphyrinogen decarboxylase family protein, whose product is MNSKERILSALTGKGVDYIPCAPTFWRGPNFWRPVEEVNFDVDPKLNDINKHVDNKYRWSTLEEQINVMLNVLGVDPVLSIDVSFSKNLKNVEEKKWIEKKGERKILHKEFHTPAGILSASVNLEHWPHGEDIPFCTNWVASYTKYWVESLEDIEKLKYVLLAPDDESMKKDIESNKQMFSLARKYQLPICSSIGAGLTRLLQLMGADNVCIATIERPEIIESYLEYEHSLNKKRMEIAIDFGVDFFGRDGFYETCDFYSPQQLESFLKSHLEEEIDVAHSAEKPIYYTLCTGIMPMLDYANKLNFDCINSIEPALDNNDLRKIDNSLPGKTLWTGVSAPIHIGSDNEEDVREAVRYAIKNVNHLILGVAPSIRNYWHFENTLAMIDEWKHLKTKN